The genomic stretch GTACCGGCCCCGACGCAGGCCGCCACGATATGGTCGATTTCCTCTGCGGTCAGCATGTCGAGCAGCGCCGACGCGGTGACCAGGGTGACGCCGGCCAGGTCGGCGGCGGTCAGCCGGGTCAGGTCCCCCGCCTGGGCACGTACCGTCACCGCGCTGCCGTCGGCGGCGGTCGTGGGCATCCCGGCGCAGGCCCGGGCCAGCAGGTCCGGATCCTGGTCGTGGAGCACCCAGTGCTGGGGGCCGGGCAGCAGCGGGGCCAGCCAGCGGCCCAGCGATCCGGTGCCGGCGCCGAGGTCGTGCACGACGAACGGGCCGTCGGTCAACGTGGCCCGGACCGCGTCGACCAACTCCGTCGAGCGGGCCGCCACGTCGGCGGGTTCGCGCAGCGAGAGCCACTGCGCGAAGTCCGGCGGAAGTGTGATGCTCATGCCACCACCCTGCACCGATGCTGATTCACTCGCTGACGCATGACGCCAATGCCTCCTTGAGGGCGGTGGTGATCCGGGTGGTGGTGGTCGTCCAGTCGTCAAGGGTGTCCCGGCGACGCAGGGCGGCCTCGCGCAGACGCGCCCGCAGACGCGCGTCGTCCAGCCAGTGCCGCAGTGCCTCGGCCAGCGCCTGCGGGTCCTCGGACGGCACCAGCAGGCCCGGCCGTACGCCGTCGGGGGCGTGGCCGAGGGCGTCGGGCAGCCCACCGACGGCCGAGGCGAGCACCGGCACGCCTCGGGCCAGCGCTTCGGTGACCACCATCCCGTACGTCTCGCCCCGAGACGGGTGGACCAGCAGGTCGGCGGCGTGATAGGCGGCGGCGAGCCGGTCGCCGGTGAGCGGGCCGGTGAGCCGTACCCGGTCGGCGAGACGGTGTGCGGCGAGCCGCGCCCGCAGCCGGTCGACGAAGGGCGGGTCCCGGTGCAGCGGTCCGGCGCAGGTCAGCGTCCAGTTCTGGTCGGCGACCGCCGTGAGGGCCTCGACCAGCACGTCGTGGCCCTTGTGCGCGGCGACGGCCGCGACGCAGAGCAGCGCCGAGCCGCCCGGCGAGCCGGGTGCGGATGGGGCCGGGTCGGCCCCGGGCGCGGCCACGTGCACCCGGTCGGCGGGCAACGCGTACCGGTGCAGCAGCCGGTCGCGCGTCCAGGCGCTGGTGGCGACGACGGCGGTGGCCGCCGCCAGCGCCCGGGCCTCGGCGTCGTCGTCGCGGGGCAGGTGCACCAGCGGGACCAGGCGCAGCCGCCCGGCGTGTGCCGTGAGAGCGTCCGGGACCACCGAGGCGACGAGGCCGTCGACGAGCACCGGCGCACCATCGGGCAGCCCGGCCAGCACCTCGGCCAGCGCGGCGTGCTCGGCCGGGGACGGCTGCGGCCAGCCCCCGGGCACGGCGTACTCGCGGACCGACCAGCCGGCGGCGGCCAGACCAGCGCAGATCCGCCGGTCGTAGCCGTTGCCGCCGCTGGGTGCTGCCGGGTCGTCGATGTCGCCGGGCAGGACCACGTGCACGGTCGGCACGTGAGTGTCGCCCGGCGCGATCACGTGCGGGGCGGGCACGTCAGGCGGCGCCGCCGGGCAGTGACCGCTCGTAGGCGGCCCACGCCACGTGCGACTCGTGCAGGGTGACGACGATCCCGGTCAGACCGTGCGCGCCCGGGCCGAGGGCACCGGCGGCCACCCGGTCGGCGAGCCGGTCGGCGATGGTCCTGGCCAGCACCTCGGTGGTGGTGTTCGTGCCCGCGAAGGCGGGCTCGTCGTCGAGGTTGCGGTAGTTCAGCTCGCCGAGCACGGCCTTGAGCTGGTCGGTGGCCAGTCCGATGTCGACCACGATGCCGTCGGCGTCGAGATCGGGCCGGCGGAAGGTGGCGTCGACCACGAACGTCGCGCCGTGCAGCCGCTGGGCGGGGCCGAAGACCTCACCCCGGAAACTGTGGGCGACCATGATGTGGTCCCGGACGGTCACGCTGAACACGGATCACTCCCCGTCGTAGGTGATGAGGTGACAGAGCGCGGGCAGGCTGCCCGTACTCAGGCGGTGCAGGACATCGGGCAGTTCCGCGAACGGTGACCGCCCGGTGATCAACGTGTCGAACGCCGGGTCGGCGAGCAGGTCGAGCGCCAGGGCCATCCGGTCGGCGTAGCTGCGACTGCCGCGCCGGGCGGGGGCGACCGTGCCGACCTGGCTGCTGCGGACGGTGAGTCGTCCCGAGTGGAACGCGCCGCCGAGGGAGAGCTGCACCTGGCGGTCGCCGTACCAGCTCAGTTCGAGCACGGTGCCCTCGGGTGCGAGCAGGTCCAGGCCGCGTTGCAGTCCGGCGGCGGTGGCGCTGGCGTGCACCACGAGGTCGCGTCCCCCGGTGGCGGTCTCCGGCATGGCGAAGTCCACGCCGAGCGCGGCGGCCACCTCGGCCCGGGTCGGATCGGTGTCGACCAGTTCCACCCGCACTCCGGGGAAGCGGGCCAGCAGGGCGGTCACCGCGCAACCGACCATGCCACCGCCGATGACGGTGACCTTGTCGCCGACCAGCGGAGGCGCGTCCCACAGCGCGTTGGCCGCGGTCTCCACCGTGCCGGCCAGCACCGCGCGGGCCGCCGGCACGTCCTCCGGTACGACGGTCACCGCGTCAGCCGGCACCACGTACGCGCTCTGGTGCGGGTGCAGGCAGAACACCGTCCGCCCGCGCAGTCGCTCCGGCCCCTGCTCCACCGTCCCGACGCTCAGGTAGCCGTACTTGACCGGGGCCGGGAAGTCGCCCTCCTGGAACGGAGCGCGCATGGTGGCGTACTGACTGTCGGGTACCGCGCCGGTGTAGACGAGCGTCTCGGTGCCCCGGCTCACACCCGAGAAAAGGGCCCGGACCAGCACCTCCTCGGGGCCCGGCGCCGGCAGCGTCACCGAGCGGATCTCACCCTGGCCTGGCACCCTGAGCCAGAAGGCGCGAGCCGTTCGGGTCACCGAGTTCTCCTTTGCCTAGGTCCGGACCGAACCGATCCGTGATGTTTTCCGTACATCTCTGACAGGGTCGTCGATCATAAACACGGAGGCACGGTGTCCACAGTTCGAACCGGTCCACAAATCGGGCTGATCGTTCAGATCGTCTTGCTGGCGGGGCTCGCCGCGACCGTCGGTCTCGGGGCCGTCGGCTGGGTGGCCGGGCTGACGTACGGCGCAGTGACCTGCGTGGTTCTCGTACGCGGCCTGCGGCGATCCGGTTCGGACCGGCTCGGACCGGCCGACTGGGTGACCATGGGCCGGGGGCTGCTGGTCGGCGGCGTGACCGCGCTGATCGCCGACGCGCTGATCGCCGGCCGCCCGGCGCCGATGCTGGTGCTGGTCACGATGACCGTGGTGGCGCTGGCACTGGACGCCGTCGACGGCAAGGTGGCCCGACGCACCCGCACGGTCAGCGCGCTCGGCGCCCGGTTCGACATGGAGGTCGACTCGTTCCTGGTGCTGATGCTGAGCTTCTACGTCGCCCCGTCGGTCGGGGTCTGGGTGCTCGCCATCGGCCTGATGCGGTACGCCTTCCTGGCCGCGAGCTGGGCACTGCCCTGGATGGACCGGCAACTGCCGCACCGGTACTGGCGTAAGGTGGTCGCCGCGGTCCAGGGGATCATGCTCGCGGTCGCCGCGTCCCAGGTGCTGCCGGGGCCGTTGACCATCCTCGTGCTGGTCGCGGCGCTCGGCATGCTGGTCGAGTCGTTCGGGCGGGACGTCGGGTGGCTGTGGCGGCGACGCGCGCCTCGGATCGTGCCCGCGGTGGTGGTCCTGCCGGCGCCGGTCGTCGCCCGCCGGGTCGATCGGATCGAGGACCGCGACATGCCACCCGCGCCCGTCCTGTCGCTGCGCTGACCCGGGAGAAGCAGTTGTCGATCTCCGACCCGGCCCCCACGCCGGGCACCGACCAGGCCCGCACCATCGAGCCAGCCGAGCGATCGGACCACACACCAGCGGCCCCGAACGAACCGCAGGCCACCGCCGACCCCGAACCGGTCGACGGGCCGGCAGCGGCGCCCAGCCGGCGGCGGGCGGTGCTGGCCCGGGTGGTGACCGTGCTGGCCGCCGCGCTGGTGCTGGCAACGCTGACGCTGCCCAACCGGCCGTGGCAACTGGAGCCGGGCACGTTCCTGCGGCTCCCGCTGGAGGCGCTGCTGCTGGCCGCACTGCTGCTGGCGCTGCCCGGCCGCCCCCGCCGGATCGTGGCCGCCGTCTCCGGTGTGCTGCTCGGTCTCGTCGCCATGGTGAAGGTCGGTGACCTGGGCTTCTATTCGTCGCTGGGTCGCCCCTTCGACCTGGTGCTGGACTGGTCGCTGCTCGGCCCGGCGTTCGCGTTCGTGGCCGAGTCGATCGGTCGGCCGGGTGCCATCGCGATCGCCGCCGGGGTCGGACTGCTGCTGCTGGGCATCCCCGTGCTGACCGCGCTGTCCACGGTCCGGCTGTCCGGGGTGCTGGCCCGCAACCGCACCGGTACCACCCGGGCCGTCGCGTCGCTGGTGGTGGTCTGGGTGGTCCTCGCCGCCTTCGGGGCCCGGATCGTGCCGGGCGTGTACGTGGCCGACACCAACGCGACCACCCTGGTCCAGGACCACGCAGTCGAGGTGCACGCCCGGCTGCACGACCGGAGGGCGTTCACCAACGAGATCAACGTGGACCCGTTCCGCGACGTGCCCGGCGACCAGTTGCTGACCGGGTTGCGCGGCAAGGACGTGCTGCTCACCTTCGTGGAGAGCTACGGCCGGGACGCGGTCGCCGACCCCGAGTTCGCCTCGATCCAGCGGGTGCTCGACGAGGGAGCCGAGCGCCTGTCGGCGGCCGGCTTCACCTCCCGCAGCGGCTTCCTCACCTCGCCGACCATCGGCGGGGCGAGCTGGCTGGCGCACGCCACCCTGCTCTCCGGGCTCTGGATCGACAACAACCAGCGACACCGCAACCTGCTCGCCACCGACCGGTTCACCCTGGGTGACGCGTTCCAGCGCGCGCAGTGGCGTACGGTCGGGGTGATGCCGGCGGTCAACCAGGCCTGGCCGGAGGGAGCGTTCTACGGGTACGAGCAGTTCTACGGCGGGCCGGACCTCGGCTACCAGGGCCCGAGGTTCGCCTTCGCCCCGATGCCCGACCAGTTCGCCATCCACACGTTCCACCAGCGGGAGTTGGCCGCCCCCCGGGACCGCCCGGTGATGGCCGAGTTGGCGCTGGTCTCCAGCCACTCCCCCTGGACCAAGGTGCCGTCGGTGGTGGACTGGGACGACATCGACGACGGCGAGGTGTTCCAACGGGGCATCATCGGCACCCCGGCCGCGCAGGCCCGCACCGGTTACCGGCACTCGATCAACTACACGCTGCGTACCCTCATCTCCTACCTGGAGCGGTACGGCACCGACGACACGGTGATGGTCATCGTCGGCGACCACCAGCCGGCGCCGGTGGTGACCGGGGAGAACCCCAGCCCCGACGTGCCGATCCACATCGTGGCCAAGGACCCGGCGGTGTTCGCGCAGATCGAGGACTGGAACTGGCAGGAGGGCCTGACCTCAGGCGCCGATGCCCCGGTCTGGCGGATGGACACCTTCCGCGACCGGTTCCTGACCGCCTTCGGCCCCGGCAACTCCCGCGCCCAGGCGCAGGGCCGCTGACCTGCCCGCGTTCCCGCACCGGCCGCTGACGACCGGGGCGGGAGCGCGACTCAGCCGGGTTTGCGGGCGACCAGGACGTCGCGGACGATCGCCTGGTCGACCCGGTGGGACAGCGCCCGCCAGGGGCCCTCGTCGAGCACGTCGAGGCCGGCTGCGGCCAGCCGCTCGGCGGCGGCCTCCCGCCGGGCCACGTTGGTGTTCCAGGAGATGCCGAGGGCACCGCCGGGGCGCAGCAGCCGCGCCCAGCCCGGCACGGCGGCGGTGAGCAGCGCGAGCGGGTCGCGGGCCAGCCCGGTCTCGGCGGTACGGCTGCCATGCTGCACGCCGTACGGGGCGTCGGCCACCACCACGTCGACAGTCTCCGGGCGGAAGAACTCGCCGACCCGGGTGGTGTCGGCGTTGACCACGTCCACGGTCTGCACGTCGCCGGCCTTCTGCGCCTCCTTCGAGGCGGCCACCTCCACCCGCAGCCGCCGGCCGACCACCTTGCGTTCCCGGCGTACCGGACCGGACTCCAGCACCCGGTGCTTGACCCGCTTGCGCTTGAGCCAGGTGCTGAGGAACGTCTGGTAAGCCTCGAAGTCCTTGCTGTCGCGGTCCAGGCCGGCGGCGTCGAAGCCGTAC from Micromonospora craniellae encodes the following:
- a CDS encoding zinc-dependent alcohol dehydrogenase yields the protein MTRTARAFWLRVPGQGEIRSVTLPAPGPEEVLVRALFSGVSRGTETLVYTGAVPDSQYATMRAPFQEGDFPAPVKYGYLSVGTVEQGPERLRGRTVFCLHPHQSAYVVPADAVTVVPEDVPAARAVLAGTVETAANALWDAPPLVGDKVTVIGGGMVGCAVTALLARFPGVRVELVDTDPTRAEVAAALGVDFAMPETATGGRDLVVHASATAAGLQRGLDLLAPEGTVLELSWYGDRQVQLSLGGAFHSGRLTVRSSQVGTVAPARRGSRSYADRMALALDLLADPAFDTLITGRSPFAELPDVLHRLSTGSLPALCHLITYDGE
- a CDS encoding 6-pyruvoyl trahydropterin synthase family protein; the encoded protein is MFSVTVRDHIMVAHSFRGEVFGPAQRLHGATFVVDATFRRPDLDADGIVVDIGLATDQLKAVLGELNYRNLDDEPAFAGTNTTTEVLARTIADRLADRVAAGALGPGAHGLTGIVVTLHESHVAWAAYERSLPGGAA
- a CDS encoding class I SAM-dependent methyltransferase, with translation MSITLPPDFAQWLSLREPADVAARSTELVDAVRATLTDGPFVVHDLGAGTGSLGRWLAPLLPGPQHWVLHDQDPDLLARACAGMPTTAADGSAVTVRAQAGDLTRLTAADLAGVTLVTASALLDMLTAEEIDHIVAACVGAGTRTLFLISVTGGVRLTPSDPLDDEVAAAFNAHQRRAVEGRRLLGPDAVEACTAAFARHGVPVRVQPSPWRLGPEQADLAEQWLTGWLGAAREQRPELTDRTAEYERRRREEAGTGRLGVQVDHVDLLALCH
- a CDS encoding TRM11 family SAM-dependent methyltransferase, producing the protein MLILPSSNRVYSGAAVELTRAELEIFGGSVLGGRLGAVETVAVGGVPYVTFEVKGGLSERDVALLGNLSSAYAFFAFVGDLLRPVPSSRLDRFDDDLVTIQKYPGKTNEQFTKLLLNVTLLASAWADDLLTRRFRVLDPLCGRGTGVNQAMMYGFDAAGLDRDSKDFEAYQTFLSTWLKRKRVKHRVLESGPVRRERKVVGRRLRVEVAASKEAQKAGDVQTVDVVNADTTRVGEFFRPETVDVVVADAPYGVQHGSRTAETGLARDPLALLTAAVPGWARLLRPGGALGISWNTNVARREAAAERLAAAGLDVLDEGPWRALSHRVDQAIVRDVLVARKPG
- a CDS encoding sulfatase-like hydrolase/transferase; translation: MSISDPAPTPGTDQARTIEPAERSDHTPAAPNEPQATADPEPVDGPAAAPSRRRAVLARVVTVLAAALVLATLTLPNRPWQLEPGTFLRLPLEALLLAALLLALPGRPRRIVAAVSGVLLGLVAMVKVGDLGFYSSLGRPFDLVLDWSLLGPAFAFVAESIGRPGAIAIAAGVGLLLLGIPVLTALSTVRLSGVLARNRTGTTRAVASLVVVWVVLAAFGARIVPGVYVADTNATTLVQDHAVEVHARLHDRRAFTNEINVDPFRDVPGDQLLTGLRGKDVLLTFVESYGRDAVADPEFASIQRVLDEGAERLSAAGFTSRSGFLTSPTIGGASWLAHATLLSGLWIDNNQRHRNLLATDRFTLGDAFQRAQWRTVGVMPAVNQAWPEGAFYGYEQFYGGPDLGYQGPRFAFAPMPDQFAIHTFHQRELAAPRDRPVMAELALVSSHSPWTKVPSVVDWDDIDDGEVFQRGIIGTPAAQARTGYRHSINYTLRTLISYLERYGTDDTVMVIVGDHQPAPVVTGENPSPDVPIHIVAKDPAVFAQIEDWNWQEGLTSGADAPVWRMDTFRDRFLTAFGPGNSRAQAQGR
- a CDS encoding glycosyltransferase family 4 protein; this encodes MPTVHVVLPGDIDDPAAPSGGNGYDRRICAGLAAAGWSVREYAVPGGWPQPSPAEHAALAEVLAGLPDGAPVLVDGLVASVVPDALTAHAGRLRLVPLVHLPRDDDAEARALAAATAVVATSAWTRDRLLHRYALPADRVHVAAPGADPAPSAPGSPGGSALLCVAAVAAHKGHDVLVEALTAVADQNWTLTCAGPLHRDPPFVDRLRARLAAHRLADRVRLTGPLTGDRLAAAYHAADLLVHPSRGETYGMVVTEALARGVPVLASAVGGLPDALGHAPDGVRPGLLVPSEDPQALAEALRHWLDDARLRARLREAALRRRDTLDDWTTTTTRITTALKEALASCVSE
- a CDS encoding CDP-alcohol phosphatidyltransferase family protein, producing MSTVRTGPQIGLIVQIVLLAGLAATVGLGAVGWVAGLTYGAVTCVVLVRGLRRSGSDRLGPADWVTMGRGLLVGGVTALIADALIAGRPAPMLVLVTMTVVALALDAVDGKVARRTRTVSALGARFDMEVDSFLVLMLSFYVAPSVGVWVLAIGLMRYAFLAASWALPWMDRQLPHRYWRKVVAAVQGIMLAVAASQVLPGPLTILVLVAALGMLVESFGRDVGWLWRRRAPRIVPAVVVLPAPVVARRVDRIEDRDMPPAPVLSLR